The nucleotide window TAGAGAAAGGACCTAAGTAATAATTGTGTTACATTATCTAACGTTAAGCTCTGATCTACCATTATACGATCTCAATAAGAAAGGGTTTTAACATTGTGACCGTGGACAAATTTTCGGATTCGGAATGATTGCGTAAAGGTCAGTACGTCTATCTCGAGAGCAGTTTATGTTTGAGCATTTGATACAGACCGACCAGAgatttaaaatacaatgtatcgACTGACCATAGCGAGCATGAcgtttctaaaatgaatttgagACTTGAAGGAAAGAATCCGTCTTAtttctatatgtatataaatttgaaTCGTGTTTGTATTTATACAACGGATAGCTTGTTACGAAAATTAGAAACATTTTCCCATTTCCCATCTGATGGACTCCTACTGAACCCGTGTATAAATGAAAAGAAGAGGTTCTGCGTCACTTCAGGGCAgcttgtcattttccttaataGGGAAACAAAGGCCAAGTTCGACATTCTCCCTTTAACCTGGGTTCTGATACGGGTACCCACCCAAACTTTCCTCGCCAGAAGTCAGGCAAATTAAAAAGATGACAGCGCCATGACTTCTGACAAGATTTACTCCATGCACTGCTTGTGAATTGAGTTGTAGAAAGACAGAAAGGCAGAAAGCATAtcaggtgtgacacgctaacaGTCACGGGATATGAGAAAAAGCGCAAGCGCCCATCTGCCATCATTTGAATACAGAAAAAAATCGACCAAATGTTAGCATGTTACCGTTACGCAAAATCAGGTTCAGTTGTTGGCGGCCAAGCGTGGTATACACCTGCCCAGGTATTTTTTGTGGTGTGGGTACAGGTGCCTTACATTCTATGTACCTATTACAAGATGGTTCAAAATCATGGTTTCGAGTTTTGAAAACGATTGAAGTTTTGGTCATGACAGCTTTTTATGTAGTGCCGCACTGACACCGGGCCCTGTGTTAACTGTAGGCGTCTGAATGCTCTACAGAACAGGTTCCACGTCTTCCCGTTATAGTATATCTCGATTTTTATTCAAGACACTTGCCAAGTCAATCTCTAGTACATAATTTTTCCGGCTCAGTTACCTTGAACTTTAACCTGTAACCGTGGGAACCAAGGTATTTCTACAAGGTACCAGTCCAACAAATCTGATACgatattattttaaatgttGTGCACAAAAATGTCATGATATTCctccctgtgaccttgacattttaccCGTAAAACAATAGAAGTCAGGGTCTTCATACCGGGTAGTATTCTTGTGGAGAGTGATTGTCGGCATGCAGACAAATTATGTTTTGATCACGTGCTTCGCAACACtgaaagattttcaaatttacctttCAACTCATTTAAGAGGTGTGGCTTATTCTAAGTGTCCCCTTCTCTGCAATATTTTAGATAGGTAACAAGGAATCTTCTCGTCAGGCACTCACTCGGCTCGCAACGCGGCAAATTCTCAACAGCACTATCTAGTAGACTAATCCtctcatattaaaaaaaaactaatcctttcacattaaaaaaagaaaCCAGATCATGGTGCAAGTTAGCATCCATGCAAGTGACATCAAAGAAGAAAAGGATTCAAAGAGTGCGGAGTTTATTTTAAACTCTGTCCACAAATAGCATTTGTAGCTTCTTGcaaatttgatacatgtaaattacaaaTTATAGGCTGAAGCAGCGAACTTCGTTACCGGAGTATCTCAGTCGACGTTTCATTTAATATGGACTCCAGATATCGTTCTACCAATAACACTTGAGAATTTGAAATCCCATCTTTCATCTTAATTACATCATCTGATAACAAAACCTCTTTCCTTATCTCCCCTGGGGTAAATATGACGACATCAACCACAGTGACAAGATGTATCTATGTAtgtccaatgtttttgcttCGACATCTTTACAAAACTGAAATGATAGCTATTTTCATGcatgaatgtaaacaatatgcgtatgaatcttgatgaatatagtacacctattttaatggctgggaatgccgatagaaatgaaaatagaatgtaaatgtaaaactaactttcatttttgaaaatacatgagggtatgaacagcaacgcttcacgccatCACACTTTTTATGAAGCGCTAGTCTGTTTCATGAAGTAAGCTTGCGTAATCGTcacgtgtattttcaaaaatgaaatttattcttaaatacgCATGGTACTGATTGCGCATTTGAGTAAACCCTCTCTCGAAGACCACAAAGAAATTAGCGACAGAAGACAAACAGCAATCCCGTAATAAAAGACCACACGAAGACGAAACAGAATATCATTAGCGTCTGGTTAAATACGGTGGTTTTTATAACTATCATGGTCAGTAAACATTAGAATCTTCTGAGGGGAAAAAGTCAATAGAATCCCGAAAGTCAACACTCCCACTTAGAGGTACAAATGATAAACTAGCGGCGGACTCCGTATTGAGTCACTTTATTGATTTGCACTTTGGCTCGGAGTATCTATGTATTTGGAAATACTTGTGAgatgttctgtttattatagaAATAAGGAgttcatgaaatatttcaaaattgaaatttgaaacaAGAGACTTGTCGCAATGTCATGTCATACATAGTAAGAGGCAAACAAAAGAAAGACAAGACGAAGACCGAGATAGATCGTAATATTTTGAGGGTTATTCTTTTTATTAAACAAGAGTGCAGGAGTTATCTGTCTTAATCCTAACCATAATCCCCGGATTCCAGGACAAAAAGAagttttctaaacaaaaataaaagaaggaaTAGTCACAAAAATATGCACGATATGAAAAAAGGAGGTCCCGTGTTGCGGCAGGAGTGGGCACATTGAAAAAACTCGCTATGGCCCTGAGCACTAATTATAAGGTTTATAAatctgtggtacttcacctacaactgatgacgtctcaatatgaatgaaatgtaaagcgaacaaatcaatttttatttgtttaatatGTATTTCATACGTTTGTTTGTGAAACAATCTACTTGTTTGGAAAACTTCTCAAACTGGCCTAATCTTCATTTCCACATGCGCCATTGAGTACTGTTGATGTTTCCATGGATACCACTCTATTCCGGTGCCCTCCAGTGTGGGTTCTCCAGACACCTCTCCCATGGTTTTCGGTCCGTGTGGAGTTCCTTTGAGAAACATGCCATTTAGGTTGGAGCTAAACATAGAAGAAGAATACGGCGATGATGTTTCTATTGTAACCAAACTTCAATCACGAGTTTCCACTCTCATCTCAGTTTCTGGTTGTTCGTCTGGCATTGTTTTTGCGATTGATATTTggtatcacacacatacacgcacgcacgcacatgAAATTTGTTGAACGGTGAGCACATGTAGAACCCAAGATGAACGATTTGTTCGATCGATTATCTTGGGTGTTTTACTTATATCGAACTTATTTTCCATAACCTGGTAAGAAAAGGGATGGTTTTATTTAagcaatgaataaattttgcagTGCCGATATCACCAGCCTACATGAAAGCTATTTTTTGAACACTTCCCAGAACAGGTAAACAATGTCGTGAGAAATGGGATACGtctgtgcatacatgtatggaaaggggaagataactaacattgatcaatctcataactactataagaaatacaaaatagagagttgggcatcacggacccttggatataccagaggtgggatcaattGCTatggaggagtgagcatcccctgtcacacCCGTCGTTAGCCCATATcaggtcaggtaaacggagtaattcgtactaaaaatcaatgtgtaaagagTGGCCTAACAACTGGtgtgaaacacgtcggacagtATTTGTACATTtgtgtattggcaaactagatcgttataacgaccacagaatttgcgaaatgttttatttatatacgagactgttgaaaccactgtaatatcaacttgtttatgaaaggtgaagataacgaacagtgatcaatctcataactcctaaaatcaatacaaaatagatagttggacaaacacggacccctggacacaccagaggtgggatcaggtgcctaggagtagtaagcatcccctgtcgaccgtttacacccgccgtgagccctatatcctgatcaggtaaacggagctatccgcagtcaaaatcagtgtgccacgaaaggtctaacaatcggtaggaAACACGTTAgataacatttgacccaattgttgtattggcaaactagatcgttataacgaccaaagaatatgggaaatgctgactttaatcgagactgttgaaacccctgtaccatcaacttgtttatcagtagcctgcctcgatttaaaaactgatcatgcgcagaacaagctcttgcgtatggaatcagttgaaagacaaaCACAATATGCAATTGATAATGGAgaattgctacataaatatggataGTCGATGATGGAGAATCTGAAGTCATATCGTTTGTCACaaagttgtgttgttagtttgctgttgccatttatgttcaatagaatatccaaatatgaagaaaacatggaagactctgtgctcgtttttattttatatcactGGGATGtctcgaatcgacatataaatgaaaatgagtattgttaataaataaaacgtcgttgatatactagtatctaaatgtcgagttgaaaggCCACGGCAAGTCTAGAGATTTTGTtctcatatgaaaggtgaagcttTTCAATAAAGCCTTCCTCGTAAGAATACAAACATCAGGTTAGCCAATAATAACGCACAATTTGTGCtaatgggaattccaacagacttttGGAAGACTGATCACCAATGACTATACGTAACTATTGTCGATGAGGAACTCtaacatctttttaatatcagttTCAGAGTACTCgtgcgtggaatcaaagtggtgtttaacaaagtaatttattTGGACGACTGCGCACAACATATGAATATATCCATGTACTGGTTTTATTGAGAAAAAAACCAGCTGTccatgatgtcaaaaagccATGTCTTTTATTTATCTGAGTTTCACGTTTAGACGTTGCGAAAAATTTACACGTTTTGAAATTATGTCTCGCTTAAGGCAATGTCGtggaaataaatcattaataaatCCAACAAAGCAATATCGTAGAAATAAGGCTTCGCGGAATACTAAGAGATTTACGGTATTGCAAAAACGAAGCCACGAAAATCGAagcatgaaatgaatttcacaGTATTCTATATCTTCTTCACTTGTTCCCTTGGGgaaccgggttagaataggtcctcagtaccccttgcttgtcgtaagaagcgactaaatggggcagtccttcggatgagaccacaaaaaccacGGCCTTGTGTCataacaggtgtggcacgataaagatccccctgctcaaaggcggTAAGCGctgagcacaggcctaaattttaaagagagaggggggggggggcgttaaatgatgtaaaatcaatcaatcttcaatCTTCACTTGTATCACTTCTGTATAACTTGAACGTTAAATGTATTTGCTATACCTGTAGCAGGAATTAAACCACCATCCCGACTTCAAAAGTTGGGCACAATTCATAAAAGAGTTATCCCGATCCCGATCTGGTGTGCTGAATCTGTGATTGTTATGACGTAGTAGACTGGACGACGGGTAATTAAACGAATCCCCTGCAAATCAAATCAAACTGGAAGTAAACGTCAACATATATCTTATTCATCTAAACATGCAGCATAATGATTCTTCTCCACCCCTGCTTTGTTGTCCTCAAGATGGCGGGGGATATGTATTTAGTCCGCCTGTCTCTCCTTTGTCTGACTGCATTTTACCCCTAGTCATGACATTTAAACTAGACTAGGAGAGGCCACATTTGGTGAACTGAGATGACAAGGTCTTTCTATCACCGTTGAAGGTCAATATCACTAATCTGACGAGGTTAAGGCCAAATTTGCCGCAAATCGAATGTTACGACGTTCCGGGTCGTTGTGCTGTTACTAATGGACGGTGTGATTTAGTCCCTGCGGTAGACGTAGTTGTCATCTACTTACACAATGAATACAACAATTTTATAGATGAGTTTAGATTTAATGCAGCTAGTGTTTTACATCTACCATTGTAGTTTAAGAATGTATACTACAGTGACATAATGGTTGGCTTCCTTTTATCTCAATGTTTCTTATATTGACAGACAAACAAGTATTTTAGTCGTATATATGTGTCATTGGAATACTAGTACCTGCAGTTCCCGAGTATTTGCCAACAGTCATGGTGTAGTCTGTGCTTTCGTCACTCAAGTAAAAATTCTTATATTCTGCGAATTCGATATTCCCTGACCAATCCATCACTTTGATGTTGAGGATGTTATTTCCGGCTGCAGTGAGTCTGTGGATAACCTCGTTTCCGAGCCAGAAGTCAGTAGTAAGGACCCCAAATCCATCGCGATACTCCGTCCAGTTTCGATTGAAATCTACAGGTGCGCCCTGGCGTCGCTGTATCACTGTCCAGCGCCCCCCGTCGTGGTCAAAATCGCAGTAAACTTTTTTTGCATTTCCTGGAATATGATAAGGTTTCGCCTTATTCAAACTGATATGGTTCTTCTAAATCGAATTTTACCTCAAAATATTTATGTCAGTATTCATGATACATATGTTTGTCTTGTCATAAAAAAAATGCAGACTCCAACCACATGGCTCAAAACAAGTGTTGTTGCATTAAATTAAGAAACAATACCATAGTTACCAAGAAATAGAAAAGGGGTTGTTTGGGTTATTTAGATTGAAAGTTGCCGTGATTATTGTGACATCTTTCTTCAATTTACGTTTACGTCTCATCATGTAGAGAGGACAATAATAAGTCTGGTAAGCTCTCCACTGatgtttaaagaaatacatcagTAGAGTCGATTGAATCATGAAACGAAGACAAATGTTTCCCAgtgtaatgtaatgtacatgATGCTGATGTGT belongs to Ostrea edulis chromosome 7, xbOstEdul1.1, whole genome shotgun sequence and includes:
- the LOC125656378 gene encoding techylectin-5A-like, with the translated sequence MYTNPCIHPLFVSCVLKLDMFNIVHKENTLIKCVPYYHNSLSNKVRQHESNMAGYVLIWAIFSSIDLLVHCQVYVFQNLDEHEQRISVLESSIANATSCCSALTKENEFLKIQNKQLFSMVQNLSAQFSALQQNMVALTTVPTTTPTPSIPTTKLITTTATPTPPAISVSRDCADLAAKGQTLSGVFDVNIGGNAKKVYCDFDHDGGRWTVIQRRQGAPVDFNRNWTEYRDGFGVLTTDFWLGNEVIHRLTAAGNNILNIKVMDWSGNIEFAEYKNFYLSDESTDYTMTVGKYSGTAGDSFNYPSSSLLRHNNHRFSTPDRDRDNSFMNCAQLLKSGWWFNSCYSSNLNGMFLKGTPHGPKTMGEVSGEPTLEGTGIEWYPWKHQQYSMAHVEMKIRPV